From the Maioricimonas rarisocia genome, one window contains:
- a CDS encoding multiheme c-type cytochrome → MNSGLTGILRRAAPQPLLAVVVLASLLAIWTTAHDSRPPAAPAVLSANAPRVSEERCAECHSDITDTFPETPHARTLHHVSEAGIAERFAGRSFTHPQTGARFDYTLEDDRLTVSTPAYARELAIEWIFGSGTHAQTPLITWTDEEGRTQSIEHCVSWYPTGELAATLGTEALPDATGVQALGHHRGPAQTMNCFGCHSRYVPNTDGRILFDHLQAGIGCARCHWDVEQHVAEMDAGEEASIERFAALAPREAVDRCGECHRRAQDMGGPIEPDDESIARFAPVGLVQSPCFQQQDEVRLPSGEPVRLDCTTCHDPHRPSSNDWQTYVRSCLQCHGAGHDNTSVCSSPRTEQNCLPCHMPKVPANEHLEFTDHWIRVRSTAE, encoded by the coding sequence ATGAACTCTGGTCTCACTGGAATCCTCCGAAGAGCGGCGCCGCAACCGCTACTGGCTGTGGTCGTCCTGGCCAGCCTGTTGGCCATCTGGACGACTGCGCATGACAGTCGTCCGCCGGCCGCCCCTGCAGTACTGAGTGCCAATGCGCCGCGGGTCTCCGAGGAACGGTGTGCCGAGTGCCATTCGGACATCACCGACACATTCCCGGAGACGCCCCACGCGCGGACGCTGCATCACGTCAGCGAGGCGGGCATCGCGGAACGGTTCGCTGGTCGTTCGTTCACGCATCCACAGACCGGGGCAAGATTCGACTACACACTCGAGGACGACCGACTGACTGTCTCCACGCCGGCCTACGCGCGTGAGCTTGCGATCGAGTGGATCTTCGGGTCAGGTACGCACGCACAGACGCCGTTGATTACCTGGACGGACGAGGAGGGCCGCACGCAGTCGATCGAGCACTGCGTCAGCTGGTATCCGACGGGCGAACTCGCGGCCACACTCGGAACCGAGGCCCTTCCGGACGCAACCGGCGTACAGGCGCTTGGTCATCACCGTGGGCCGGCGCAGACGATGAACTGCTTTGGCTGTCACAGCCGGTATGTGCCCAACACCGACGGACGCATCCTCTTCGACCACCTGCAGGCCGGGATCGGCTGCGCACGCTGTCACTGGGATGTCGAGCAGCACGTCGCAGAGATGGATGCGGGCGAGGAGGCTTCCATCGAGCGATTCGCGGCACTCGCGCCTCGCGAGGCTGTCGACCGGTGCGGCGAATGCCACCGTCGTGCGCAGGATATGGGCGGTCCGATCGAGCCGGACGATGAGTCGATTGCCCGGTTTGCCCCGGTTGGACTGGTTCAGAGTCCCTGCTTTCAGCAGCAGGACGAAGTGAGATTGCCGTCAGGAGAGCCGGTGCGGCTGGACTGCACGACCTGCCATGATCCGCACCGACCATCCAGCAATGACTGGCAGACTTACGTCCGGTCCTGCCTCCAGTGCCATGGCGCAGGCCACGACAACACTTCGGTCTGCTCATCGCCACGAACAGAGCAGAACTGCCTGCCGTGCCACATGCCGAAGGTCCCGGCGAACGAACACCTCGAGTTTACGGACCATTGGATCCGGGTGCGGTCGACCGCCGAGTGA
- a CDS encoding DUF1559 domain-containing protein translates to MRQTRHWKPGFTLIELLVVIAIIAILIALLLPAVQQAREAARRSQCKNNLKQFGLGLHNYHDVHGMFAIGGTPNVGNNPTANATCCNGWPRVGWQVRVLPFMDQAPLYNALDWERDQAYLSMVDGKEARRHNVPYTVCPSYDGDAFEGGSAEWAISTYTGSTGAASPGAVSGTACRPFDSFIEPGKSINPTFAGPQTRGARTTGASGMFTRNGAPIRIRDVTDGTSNTIFVGEQMPKCVDHDGNWWHQNGSGNAHGITLAPINTMSTCPNTQNPEFPACTNRNEWQLSWGFRSQHAGGAHFLLVDGTVRFLNENLDHQLYQYLGGKGDGNTVGQF, encoded by the coding sequence ATGAGACAGACGCGACATTGGAAGCCGGGATTCACACTGATTGAGCTACTGGTGGTGATTGCGATTATCGCGATCCTCATCGCACTGCTGCTGCCGGCCGTGCAGCAGGCGCGCGAGGCCGCCCGCCGCAGCCAGTGCAAGAACAACCTCAAGCAGTTCGGCCTGGGCCTGCACAACTATCATGACGTGCACGGCATGTTCGCCATCGGCGGCACTCCAAACGTGGGGAACAACCCGACCGCGAACGCCACGTGCTGCAACGGCTGGCCCCGTGTCGGCTGGCAGGTCCGCGTGCTGCCCTTCATGGATCAGGCACCGCTGTACAACGCTCTGGACTGGGAGCGCGACCAGGCGTACTTGTCGATGGTGGATGGTAAGGAAGCTCGCCGGCACAACGTCCCTTACACCGTCTGCCCGTCGTACGACGGCGACGCGTTCGAAGGTGGCAGTGCCGAATGGGCGATCTCGACCTACACCGGTTCCACCGGTGCCGCCAGCCCGGGCGCTGTCTCCGGCACGGCCTGCCGTCCGTTCGATTCGTTCATCGAGCCGGGCAAGTCGATCAATCCGACGTTCGCTGGTCCGCAGACCCGTGGTGCCCGGACGACCGGCGCCTCGGGGATGTTCACCCGTAACGGAGCACCGATCCGCATCCGCGACGTCACCGACGGCACCTCCAACACGATCTTCGTCGGCGAACAGATGCCAAAGTGCGTCGACCACGACGGCAACTGGTGGCACCAGAACGGTTCGGGCAATGCCCACGGCATCACACTCGCGCCGATCAATACGATGAGCACCTGCCCCAACACGCAGAATCCCGAGTTTCCGGCCTGCACCAACAGGAACGAATGGCAACTCTCCTGGGGCTTCCGTTCGCAACACGCCGGTGGAGCCCACTTCCTGCTGGTCGATGGCACCGTGCGGTTCCTCAACGAGAACCTCGACCACCAGTTGTACCAGTACCTCGGTGGCAAGGGAGACGGCAACACCGTCGGCCAGTTCTGA